The following proteins are encoded in a genomic region of Grus americana isolate bGruAme1 chromosome 5, bGruAme1.mat, whole genome shotgun sequence:
- the SLC25A47 gene encoding solute carrier family 25 member 47 isoform X2: protein MDFIAGAIGGGLSTAVGYPLDTVKVRIQTERHYNGIWHCIKETYRTEKIQGFYKGVSASVLTVSVISSVSFGTYKNFLCTICKLRYGAADVKPSKLDVSLAGGAAGAVRVVLMTPSEVAKVRMQTQRNPHPSVASPQPVSKPKYRGSLHCLKVIAKEEGFGGLYKGCSALLCRDCSSSAIYFLTYSALCDWLTPAGTNKPGFLVVLLSGGFAGVLAWGLATPMDVLKSRMQTDESDQHKYKGLFHCARESVRKEGAKVLFKGLGLNCIRAFPVNMVVFVAYEAVLRFTDHYSNKK, encoded by the exons ATGGATTTCATTGCCGGGGCCATTGGAG GTGGTCTGAGCACAGCAGTGGGTTATCCACTGGACACAGTGAAG GTGAGAATTCAGACTGAGAGGCATTACAATGGGATTTGGCACTGCATTAAGGAAAcatacaggacagaaaag ATTCAGGGATTTTACAAAGGTGTGTCTGCATCAGTTCTCACAGTTTCAgtgatttcttctgtttcatttggcACGTACAAAAACTTCCTTTGTACAATCTGCAAGCTGCGATACGGGGCTGCAGACGTGAAGCCATCCAAGCTGGACGTTTCTCTTGCcggaggtgctgctggtgctgtccGG GTTGTGTTGATGACCCCTAGTGAAGTGGCCAAAGTTCGCATGCAGACCCAGAGGAACCCACATCCTTCTGTCGCATCTCCCCAGCCTGTTTCCAAGCCAAAGTACCGAGGATCTCTGCACTGTCTGAAGGTGATCGCCAAGGAGGAAGGTTTTGGGGGTCTCTACAAGGGCTGCTCTGCATTACTCTGCAGGGATTGCTCCTCTTCTGCAATATATTTCCTTACCTATTCTGCTCTGTGCGACTGGCTCACACCAGCCGGGACAAATAAACCAG GTTTCCTCGTCGTGCTGCTTTCTGGTGGTTTCGCTGGAGTCCTGGCCTGGGGATTAGCTACTCCCATGGATGTCCTCAAATCACGGATGCAAACAGATGAATCGGACCAGCACAAGTACAAAGGCCTCTTCCACTGTGCTAGAGAAAGCGTGAGAAAGGAGGGTGCAAAAGTGCTTTTCAAAGGACTGGGTCTGAACTGCATTCGTGCCTTTCCTGTGAACATGGTGGTGTTTGTAGCGTATGAAGCTGTACTGAGATTTACAGATCActattcaaacaaaaaataa
- the SLC25A47 gene encoding solute carrier family 25 member 47 isoform X3, whose amino-acid sequence MLQVVLMTPSEVAKVRMQTQRNPHPSVASPQPVSKPKYRGSLHCLKVIAKEEGFGGLYKGCSALLCRDCSSSAIYFLTYSALCDWLTPAGTNKPGFLVVLLSGGFAGVLAWGLATPMDVLKSRMQTDESDQHKYKGLFHCARESVRKEGAKVLFKGLGLNCIRAFPVNMVVFVAYEAVLRFTDHYSNKK is encoded by the exons ATGTTACAGGTTGTGTTGATGACCCCTAGTGAAGTGGCCAAAGTTCGCATGCAGACCCAGAGGAACCCACATCCTTCTGTCGCATCTCCCCAGCCTGTTTCCAAGCCAAAGTACCGAGGATCTCTGCACTGTCTGAAGGTGATCGCCAAGGAGGAAGGTTTTGGGGGTCTCTACAAGGGCTGCTCTGCATTACTCTGCAGGGATTGCTCCTCTTCTGCAATATATTTCCTTACCTATTCTGCTCTGTGCGACTGGCTCACACCAGCCGGGACAAATAAACCAG GTTTCCTCGTCGTGCTGCTTTCTGGTGGTTTCGCTGGAGTCCTGGCCTGGGGATTAGCTACTCCCATGGATGTCCTCAAATCACGGATGCAAACAGATGAATCGGACCAGCACAAGTACAAAGGCCTCTTCCACTGTGCTAGAGAAAGCGTGAGAAAGGAGGGTGCAAAAGTGCTTTTCAAAGGACTGGGTCTGAACTGCATTCGTGCCTTTCCTGTGAACATGGTGGTGTTTGTAGCGTATGAAGCTGTACTGAGATTTACAGATCActattcaaacaaaaaataa
- the SLC25A47 gene encoding solute carrier family 25 member 47 isoform X1 — translation MDFIAGAIGGGLSTAVGYPLDTVKVRIQTERHYNGIWHCIKETYRTEKIQGFYKGVSASVLTVSVISSVSFGTYKNFLCTICKLRYGAADVKPSKLDVSLAGGAAGAVRQTQKKDEKQAKQQTFRAALMVVLMTPSEVAKVRMQTQRNPHPSVASPQPVSKPKYRGSLHCLKVIAKEEGFGGLYKGCSALLCRDCSSSAIYFLTYSALCDWLTPAGTNKPGFLVVLLSGGFAGVLAWGLATPMDVLKSRMQTDESDQHKYKGLFHCARESVRKEGAKVLFKGLGLNCIRAFPVNMVVFVAYEAVLRFTDHYSNKK, via the exons ATGGATTTCATTGCCGGGGCCATTGGAG GTGGTCTGAGCACAGCAGTGGGTTATCCACTGGACACAGTGAAG GTGAGAATTCAGACTGAGAGGCATTACAATGGGATTTGGCACTGCATTAAGGAAAcatacaggacagaaaag ATTCAGGGATTTTACAAAGGTGTGTCTGCATCAGTTCTCACAGTTTCAgtgatttcttctgtttcatttggcACGTACAAAAACTTCCTTTGTACAATCTGCAAGCTGCGATACGGGGCTGCAGACGTGAAGCCATCCAAGCTGGACGTTTCTCTTGCcggaggtgctgctggtgctgtccGG CAAACGCAGAAAAAGGACGAAAAACAAGCCAAGCAGCAAACTTTCCGAGCGGCTCTCATG GTTGTGTTGATGACCCCTAGTGAAGTGGCCAAAGTTCGCATGCAGACCCAGAGGAACCCACATCCTTCTGTCGCATCTCCCCAGCCTGTTTCCAAGCCAAAGTACCGAGGATCTCTGCACTGTCTGAAGGTGATCGCCAAGGAGGAAGGTTTTGGGGGTCTCTACAAGGGCTGCTCTGCATTACTCTGCAGGGATTGCTCCTCTTCTGCAATATATTTCCTTACCTATTCTGCTCTGTGCGACTGGCTCACACCAGCCGGGACAAATAAACCAG GTTTCCTCGTCGTGCTGCTTTCTGGTGGTTTCGCTGGAGTCCTGGCCTGGGGATTAGCTACTCCCATGGATGTCCTCAAATCACGGATGCAAACAGATGAATCGGACCAGCACAAGTACAAAGGCCTCTTCCACTGTGCTAGAGAAAGCGTGAGAAAGGAGGGTGCAAAAGTGCTTTTCAAAGGACTGGGTCTGAACTGCATTCGTGCCTTTCCTGTGAACATGGTGGTGTTTGTAGCGTATGAAGCTGTACTGAGATTTACAGATCActattcaaacaaaaaataa
- the SLC25A47 gene encoding solute carrier family 25 member 47 isoform X4, with the protein MTPSEVAKVRMQTQRNPHPSVASPQPVSKPKYRGSLHCLKVIAKEEGFGGLYKGCSALLCRDCSSSAIYFLTYSALCDWLTPAGTNKPGFLVVLLSGGFAGVLAWGLATPMDVLKSRMQTDESDQHKYKGLFHCARESVRKEGAKVLFKGLGLNCIRAFPVNMVVFVAYEAVLRFTDHYSNKK; encoded by the exons ATGACCCCTAGTGAAGTGGCCAAAGTTCGCATGCAGACCCAGAGGAACCCACATCCTTCTGTCGCATCTCCCCAGCCTGTTTCCAAGCCAAAGTACCGAGGATCTCTGCACTGTCTGAAGGTGATCGCCAAGGAGGAAGGTTTTGGGGGTCTCTACAAGGGCTGCTCTGCATTACTCTGCAGGGATTGCTCCTCTTCTGCAATATATTTCCTTACCTATTCTGCTCTGTGCGACTGGCTCACACCAGCCGGGACAAATAAACCAG GTTTCCTCGTCGTGCTGCTTTCTGGTGGTTTCGCTGGAGTCCTGGCCTGGGGATTAGCTACTCCCATGGATGTCCTCAAATCACGGATGCAAACAGATGAATCGGACCAGCACAAGTACAAAGGCCTCTTCCACTGTGCTAGAGAAAGCGTGAGAAAGGAGGGTGCAAAAGTGCTTTTCAAAGGACTGGGTCTGAACTGCATTCGTGCCTTTCCTGTGAACATGGTGGTGTTTGTAGCGTATGAAGCTGTACTGAGATTTACAGATCActattcaaacaaaaaataa
- the SLC25A47 gene encoding solute carrier family 25 member 47 isoform X5 — MVVLMTPSEVAKVRMQTQRNPHPSVASPQPVSKPKYRGSLHCLKVIAKEEGFGGLYKGCSALLCRDCSSSAIYFLTYSALCDWLTPAGTNKPGFLVVLLSGGFAGVLAWGLATPMDVLKSRMQTDESDQHKYKGLFHCARESVRKEGAKVLFKGLGLNCIRAFPVNMVVFVAYEAVLRFTDHYSNKK, encoded by the exons ATG GTTGTGTTGATGACCCCTAGTGAAGTGGCCAAAGTTCGCATGCAGACCCAGAGGAACCCACATCCTTCTGTCGCATCTCCCCAGCCTGTTTCCAAGCCAAAGTACCGAGGATCTCTGCACTGTCTGAAGGTGATCGCCAAGGAGGAAGGTTTTGGGGGTCTCTACAAGGGCTGCTCTGCATTACTCTGCAGGGATTGCTCCTCTTCTGCAATATATTTCCTTACCTATTCTGCTCTGTGCGACTGGCTCACACCAGCCGGGACAAATAAACCAG GTTTCCTCGTCGTGCTGCTTTCTGGTGGTTTCGCTGGAGTCCTGGCCTGGGGATTAGCTACTCCCATGGATGTCCTCAAATCACGGATGCAAACAGATGAATCGGACCAGCACAAGTACAAAGGCCTCTTCCACTGTGCTAGAGAAAGCGTGAGAAAGGAGGGTGCAAAAGTGCTTTTCAAAGGACTGGGTCTGAACTGCATTCGTGCCTTTCCTGTGAACATGGTGGTGTTTGTAGCGTATGAAGCTGTACTGAGATTTACAGATCActattcaaacaaaaaataa